AAATCCTTGCTGCATTGGGTTTCTATACCTCTGGCTCCTTCCAGACTCGCATGGGGGACGCTATGGGCATTAGCCAAGCCTCGATGAGCCGCTGTGTTGCCAATGTAACCGAGGCACTGGTGGAAAGAGCCTCACAGTTCATTCACTTTCCTAAAGATGAAGCTACTGTACAGACCCTGAAGGATGACTTTTATGCGCTGGCAGGAATGCCGGGAGTGCTGGGAGTGGTTGACTGCACCCACGTGGCAATCAAAGCGCCAAATGCTGAGGACCTGTCCTATGTGAACCGAAAGGGTCTCCATTCCCTGAACTGCCTCATGGTGTGTGATTCCAGAGGAGTCCTCCTTAGTGCTGAAACGCACTGGCCAGGCAGCCTGCCTGACTGCACGGTGTTAGAGCAGGCAGCCCTCACAAGCCAGTTTGAAACTGAGCTACATAAAGACGGCTGGCTACTTGGTAAGTCAGCTTTTCATCCTTGTTTTCAGTAGAAAGTCAATTATATGTTGTCTCCTTACTCTGGGCACGAGTGATATGTTTACTTTCAATTGCTTTCTTGCAAATTGCTTTGAGATTTATGACTCAGTTTGGACTACCCTTATCTTGGAAGCTTAGAACATTAACTTCTAATCTGTGTTTAAGTGTTCTAAGCTTAGAACATTAACTTCTATCTGGTTTACAGTCTGATATTGTGTGTATAAATCCTCATTCATTCTGTTAATGGCTTTCTTTCGGTATTCTACACCTTTTCATGCTGAATTATGCAATTTTTAATTCTAGGTGCTGCCCTAGTCCAACTGTTTCCCCCTGTTTTATGCAGTAGATTAATTCTCTTAAAACTCTTCTGTGGAAAATCTTCTTGTGTAAAACCAAGTGCCTTTACTTTGTCACATTTGTAAACCAGAGTTACTTTTTCCGTGCCTTCTCTTTTATCCAGAGGAAGAACTTATTCTGTATCTGCTGTACCAGTAAACCAGGCTGAAATCTGTGGCTAACTGTAGGTGTGTAACCTGTCCTGCTCCTTTCCACGGCTCACAGGTGACAGCTCCTTCTTGCTCCGAACGTGGCTGATGACCCCTCTGCACATTCCCGAGACGCCTGCCGAGTACCGCTACAACATGGCCCATTCCGCCACTCACAACGTCATTGAGCGCACCTTCAGAACCATTCGGTCCCGGTTCCGCTGCCTCGATGGCTCCAAAGGCACCCTGCAGTATTCTCCAGAGAAGTCCAGCCACATCATTCTGGCCTGCTGCGTGCTTCATAACATCTCCCTGCAGCATGGGCTGGACGTGTGGTCTGCACCAGCCACAGGACACATGGAACAATCGGAAGAAGAATACGAGCAAATGGAATCAGTGGACTCGGAAGCCTGTCGTGTTCGTCAGGAGCTTTTACTTACTCATTTTAGCTAATGTTGTCACAGAGAGAAAGCTTTTTAACAGTTCATCTGGGAAGTTATCTGGAGCAAATATGCCCCTTCCTCTTCTTGAAGCCTGTAAAGACTTAAGCAGATGTGAGACAAGAAGAAATATACTCTCTTCATTTCAGGCAAATTTCCGAACTGCTCTCAGTCTCTCCAGCGATTCAGTTTAATTGGGACATTTTTGCTGTCATGATGCTTACAGGCGCCCCATTCACTTGAGAACAATGACTAATGTGACAACGGTGGGAAAATTAGGGAAATTGTCTTTTATAGTGATGGAAAATTTGTAAACCTTGCACTATTTTACAAAGCACCAATTCTATTCCACTGTGTAACTCAAAACACTTATGATTGATTTTCTTAAACAGTATTTTACACAAATTAAATTTCCACATGAGCTCCTTTCTACTGTGAATTCATGAGCAGCAAAgcaaacatttatatttttgtttgcaGGTATAAATTCTTGCTCAACACCATTTTGCCATTTTGCACATCTCACAAACTCCAGTGATTTTTCTGAAAGCTGGCAGCTGTGTTCTGGGAGGGGTCTGGCATTTTTCTGGGCACACACTAGTGCTTGTACATATCTAGAGGGATTGAACATTCTTTCGTTCCCATACAGGCTGGAGAAGACGTTAAGCTGTGGTGACTCTGTTGGGTACTTGACAGACATCAGGAAATGGTCTAGTGGAGGTGAGGCTGGtttgctcctgcagcaggaaacTGGTTGTCCTGGTGGCTGCTGTAAAAGAAACACCAAGGACTGGCTGGGTCACAGAGATTGAACCGATTGCAAAAGTTCTCCTCTTAGATCAAAGCAGAAATGTGGAAAGGCTACTCTAGCACTGCTGGCAATCTACTTCTTCAGTGGAACAAGATGACTGATGCACGCAGTTGTTGCTGGCACAAGGCTGGGCAGTTTCCTGGAAATGTTCTCTTTCTAAAAGGCACAAGTGTTTCCAAGGATCTCATGACAGCAGTCTAAG
The Agelaius phoeniceus isolate bAgePho1 chromosome 6, bAgePho1.hap1, whole genome shotgun sequence DNA segment above includes these coding regions:
- the HARBI1 gene encoding putative nuclease HARBI1, which gives rise to MAVPIAVLDCDLLLYGRGHRTLDRFKLEDVTDEYLVSTYGFPRQFICYLVDLLGATLSRPTQRSRAISPETQILAALGFYTSGSFQTRMGDAMGISQASMSRCVANVTEALVERASQFIHFPKDEATVQTLKDDFYALAGMPGVLGVVDCTHVAIKAPNAEDLSYVNRKGLHSLNCLMVCDSRGVLLSAETHWPGSLPDCTVLEQAALTSQFETELHKDGWLLGDSSFLLRTWLMTPLHIPETPAEYRYNMAHSATHNVIERTFRTIRSRFRCLDGSKGTLQYSPEKSSHIILACCVLHNISLQHGLDVWSAPATGHMEQSEEEYEQMESVDSEACRVRQELLLTHFS